In Monodelphis domestica isolate mMonDom1 chromosome 4, mMonDom1.pri, whole genome shotgun sequence, one DNA window encodes the following:
- the LOC103094287 gene encoding T-cell-interacting, activating receptor on myeloid cells protein 1-like, translating into MPENLLHQEDPEQIVGLLKPVLFAEPSTVVAPGTNVTLHCLALQWTSREFLFTLSKAGSLGYPHPDKTGSEARFSLPSVKVRDAGSYSCFYSERRPAKGKSETSETVDLVVTGSLPQPSLQALPSAKVSLNGTVTLRCVLPVKPSLGSVMFMWLKAGTPEPLGQSLQQSQRWANFTLPSVTVQDAGSFRCVYYEKTVQPRASEPSEPLNVCVTGEKGTRLQTPS; encoded by the exons atgccagaaaacctactacatcaagaagatccagaacaaaTTGTGG GACTCCTGAAACCTGTCCTCTTTGCTGAACCAAGTACTGTAGTTGCACCAGGCACCAATGTGACTCTCCATTGCTTAGCATTGCAATGGACTTCTCGGGAATTTTTATTCACTCTGTCGAAGGCTGGGAGCCTTGGATATCCTCACCCAGACAAGACAGGGTCAGAGGCTAGgttttccctgccatctgtgaaGGTCAGAGATGCTGGGAGCTACAGCTGTTTTTACTCTGAGAGGAGACCCGCAAAGGGGAAGTCAGAGACCAGTGAAACCGTGGACTTGGTGGTCACAG GATCTCTTCCTCAGCCCTCCCTCCAGGCCTTGCCTAGTGCTAAGGTGTCCCTCAATGGAACGGTGACCCTGAGGTGTGTCCTGCCAGTGAAACCATCCCTTGGAAGTGTGATGTTTATGTGGCTGAAGGCAGGGACCCCAGAACCCCTAGGACAATCCCTCCAGCAATCCCAGAGATGGGCTAATTTTACCCTCCCGTCTGTGACAGTCCAGGATGCAGGGAGCTTCAGATGTGTTTACTATGAGAAGACAGTCCAGCCTCGGGCCTCAGAGCCCAGTGAGCCTCTCAACGTCTGTGTGACAGGTGAGAAGGGCACCAGGCTCCAGACCCCGAGCTGA